The following coding sequences lie in one Fibrobacter sp. UWH4 genomic window:
- a CDS encoding lipid II flippase MurJ, which produces MNKAAIIVAVSMLLSRVLGIFREMLLAHAAGVSLEKNALDLAFMIPDILNHVVSTGFLSIIFIPIFTGYKVAGDEKGGWKFFSNVLNTFGIALLILVV; this is translated from the coding sequence ATGAATAAAGCCGCTATTATCGTTGCCGTTTCGATGCTCCTGAGCCGCGTGCTCGGAATTTTCCGTGAAATGCTCTTGGCGCATGCCGCGGGCGTGTCGCTCGAGAAGAACGCCCTGGACCTTGCCTTCATGATTCCGGATATCTTGAATCACGTGGTGAGCACCGGGTTCCTCTCGATTATCTTCATCCCGATTTTCACCGGATACAAGGTGGCGGGCGACGAGAAGGGCGGCTGGAAGTTCTTCAGTAACGTGCTGAACACCTTCGGGATAGCGCTCTTGATTTTGGTGGTG